The following is a genomic window from Syntrophomonadaceae bacterium.
TTTTCGCTCCCAGATCGTTGAATTTCCTGGGGTTTTTCAGAAATTCCACGACCTCCTCCAGTTCCTCCTTAACCTCGTCAGCCCCTGCCACATCATCAAAGGTGACCTTCTTTTTGTCATCAGTATGCAACCGGGCTCTGGACTTGCCAAACTGCATCACCCGGCTGCCGCCTCCCTGGGTTTGCTGCATCATGAAAAAGACAAGACCCACCAATAGCAGTATTGGGAGCATAGTCCCCAATAAACCAGTCCACCAAGGGGCGCCTTTGATCGGCTCAGTTTTTACAGTAACTCCTTTTTCACTTAGGAAGCGCTGGAGACCCGGATCAGGCATTACTTCAAGGAAAAACATCTGACCGGTGGTCAGTGTGCCGTCAATTCTGATAGTCGCGTCTTTGGGATTAAAGACTACTTCCTTAACCTGTCCTTTTTCCACATGCCCCATAAAGGTGCTGTAATCAATTTCCTGCACCTGTTGCTGCGGAGGGGTGGTCATCCTGATTACTGAAACCGCCATTAAAACAATTAATAGATAAATAGCCAAATTTCTAAACACCCGGTTCAACTTGACCCTCCTTCCAACCGCCAACAAAGCACTTTCCATATCATAGGAAGTCATTATAACATATTATGCCGGCGGTTTCAAACCAAAGACTGTAAAATTTGCATAATAATTTATGATCAATTTTCAATCATTAACTTTCGTTTCTAATCGGCTGGATCAACAGGCACCAATTCGATGCATAAGAGTCGTTTTGTTTCAGGTTCAATTTTGTACCGATTATCGATCCGGTACCCTGCGACCCAAAGGATATCCTTTGCTGTGGCAATTATGGGCACCAGGTCCCTTTTTTCCTTGGGAACCTTTTGGTCGATAAAAAATTCTTTCAGGCTTTTAAATCCCGGCGCTCCAAGAGGAAAAAACCTGTCCCCCTGCTTGCGCAGACGGACAAATACCGGGCCGCTAACCTTATCCCAATCCAGCACGCACTGATTGGTCAACGTACCGGGAGAAAACCGGAGCAGGAATCCTCTTTTTTCTTCAACTCTGGTGCGCACCAGCAGGTTTTGCCCAGCCAAGGGCGTATCTCCTGGGATTGCAACCTCAATCGCAAAATGTTCCGGCTGCCGTTTTGAAACAGAAAGCCTTAGCAAGAGCCAGTCCTTTTGGCGCAGGATAGCGACACCGCATGGAAAAGTAATCCCTTTTTTTCTTTCTCCCCTTGCAAGTTCTAGCGCCCCTTCCACATGGGTAAAAGCCAGGCCCTCTTTACTTCCGGTCAGTGCGGCATAACACTGCCTGATACCCCGCCCCTGGATGGCTGCCGGCAAAAGATTAAATTCCCTCACCGGAATTTTGATGCCCTCACCGGTTGATATGACAAGAGGAGCAATGGACATGCTGCACACCTGTTCTAACAGTTCATCCTCTTCCCGCAACACCTTGGACATCCGGTTAATGGTATCCAAAATCCTGGGGTTATAACGCTCAAGCTCCGGCAAAAGGTGCTGGCGAACCCGATTGCGCTGGTAATCGGTTTTAAGGTTTGAAGAATCCTCCCGGCTTGGCAGTCCATGCTGCCGGCAGTACTCCTCAATTTCTTTACGGGTAATCTGCAGCAGGGGACGGATCACCCCCTGGGAAAGAGGCAGCATGCCCTTTAGCCCGCTGGTGCCTGATCCCCGCAAGAAGTTTAACAGGATTGTCTCCGCCTGATCGTTTGCATGATGGCCGACTGCAATTTTGGCAAGGCCTCTTTGGGATGCAACGCGGCGCAAAAACCGGTACCTGGCCTGACGGGCAGCCTCCTGCACAGAAAGGCCCTTCTTGCCGGTCAGATTCTTGACGTTAATTTTTTCAATCACTGCCGGAATTCCCCACTCTTTAGCCAGGTGACTCACGAATTCTGCGTCTTCCTCAGCCTCCCGGCCCCGCAATCCATGATTTAGATGGGCAGCCCAAAGGGTCAAGGGAAATTCCTCAGTCAGGCATTGCAGTGCATGCAGAAGAGCTACAGAATCTGGTCCTCCGGATACGGCAACCAACACCCCGTCATGTGGCTCCAGCAGTCTATATTTTATTATGTTTTTAAGGACCTTTTCCAGCATGGTCCCATCATCTCTTCCCTACCCTGAAAATAGCGATTTACGATCTTTGCAACTCTATGATTAGGCGAATGCTTATAGTATGAAATTGATGTATTAAAGGGTACTGTGAACAGCTCAGCACTTTTTTCGTTACTCTGCTGGTACCGCAGGCGGCATGGTTATCTATTTATGTGCTTTTTCGGCACCGGCTACTCTTTTTCCTGCCAATTACCAACCAATTTCATTTTTCAAGGACGCCTCATTCTACTATAGCTTAACATAACCCCTGGCAAAATATACCTAAAAATAGGGCGGGCATTTGCCCACCCCTACACAGCCTGCAGGTCCAGTCTGGCAGCCAGGATGCTGATGTCGTCCCGGGCCGCCTGATTACACCTTACCAGAGCAGCAGCAAGCAGTCCTTCAGCTATATCCTGAGGTTCCTGTTTACTCATTTTCCTTAAAGCCTCGGCTACCCAATCCTTATCCTGCCATTCGATGATCCCGTCAGTTACCATTACGATCAGGTCGCCGGATCGTAGCTTCAAACGCTGAATTTCAGGCTCTACCTGGGCCAGGATCCCAATTGGCAGTGAGCTGGCCTTGATTATTGTTACCTGTTCTCCCCTGACCAGGTAACTGGCAACTGCCCCGATTTTAACCAGCTCAGATTCTCCGCTGTTTAAATTTATTAATGCCAGATCCAAAGTAGCGAAACTCTCCTCCTCTGAGCGCAGCATTAAAGCCGAATTAACTGTTTTTATTGCCAACAGATATGGAAAACCTGCTGCTATCAGTTTGCTCACCAGGTTGATAGCGGCCCGGCTTTCCTCAGCAGCCCT
Proteins encoded in this region:
- the tilS gene encoding tRNA lysidine(34) synthetase TilS produces the protein MLEKVLKNIIKYRLLEPHDGVLVAVSGGPDSVALLHALQCLTEEFPLTLWAAHLNHGLRGREAEEDAEFVSHLAKEWGIPAVIEKINVKNLTGKKGLSVQEAARQARYRFLRRVASQRGLAKIAVGHHANDQAETILLNFLRGSGTSGLKGMLPLSQGVIRPLLQITRKEIEEYCRQHGLPSREDSSNLKTDYQRNRVRQHLLPELERYNPRILDTINRMSKVLREEDELLEQVCSMSIAPLVISTGEGIKIPVREFNLLPAAIQGRGIRQCYAALTGSKEGLAFTHVEGALELARGERKKGITFPCGVAILRQKDWLLLRLSVSKRQPEHFAIEVAIPGDTPLAGQNLLVRTRVEEKRGFLLRFSPGTLTNQCVLDWDKVSGPVFVRLRKQGDRFFPLGAPGFKSLKEFFIDQKVPKEKRDLVPIIATAKDILWVAGYRIDNRYKIEPETKRLLCIELVPVDPAD